The Vitis vinifera cultivar Pinot Noir 40024 chromosome 16, ASM3070453v1 DNA segment ttgtAACCTGAACTAAGAAGGACTAAGACCATGTTTTGTCGAATATCCAATGCATAAAGAACATCATGTAGGAATAGAGTACATCCTCTATGCAATTCCAATTTGCATGTTCTAGTACCTTGACCTCAACTCTAGAGTTGTTTCCAACATAGATCTATCTTATATCGAAGCTAACTGAAATTTTACATATGCTTCTCGATCTCTAGCTATATGTCAAGGGTGGTTGAGTCTATAGTCCACAAAGGAATCGATTCAATTAACATTACACAACTAGAAACATAAGCACATTAGTTATTTAAATAAGACCATAACTAATTCCGCTTAGTTCACTCATGAGCGAAGTGACCCTTGTTGTCACAGGTATAACATTTCAACTTGTTTTTAGCACACTTTTTGCATGACCGAACCTTTCATTTCTTTGAAGCatcatcaaattcaaatttcttattctttttaaataactttttttttaaaaagaaatttatgctTAAAGTTGTAAGCTTTTTGTGAACTAGATTCAACTACATAAGCTTATTCATTAATCTAAGCAACCACAAGTTGTTCAACTTCTAATTCAATGTGATGAACTATATCATAAAAAATCTCGACTCTCATTATGTGTCATGTTCACCAATATGTATTCTGAGCTTGTTGGTAAAGATCTAATCGCAACCTAACTTGTTACTCATTAGTGATGACATATCTAGATGTCTTAAGctctcttatcatttttttcatctcCTTGAGATGTTGTTTCATAATATGATTTGGTTGCATcttatcattttcaaatttcattacaaGTTTTCTTAACTTTGTAGTAGAAATTTCACCATACTTTTAATTCAGAGCTTCCCACAATATTTCTTCGGCAATTTGGTATACTTCATACTCAATCAAGAGATCATCTTACATACAACTCAGCAATGTAAAAGAAGTTAgagaatttttttctcttccagACCACGTAAGCCTCTTGATCCCTTCAATTTTGTGTAATGTTTCCTTGTTCAGGTTCTTGCATGACATGATTCAGTGTTTCAAGAGTCGCTTGCTCtttaaataggtttataaaaaataactaacaaAGTAgtttaatttgatttctttctatTAAACATACCAATTATGTTTTGTCAATTTGGGATAaaactcaaaatatttaaaattggaCATGCAAACCAATATGGACTAATAGTACTATCGTTGCATACTAAAAGCCTTAGGCCTTCTTCAATTCATTCTTCTACACCCCACCAAGAAGTAAATCAGTTTCAAAGTTACAATGATGCACAATTaaagttatttatatattcCCTGAAGTTATGGTTCTGagaactataaaaaaattacagtttgtgaaattgatatatattttgtttgaagTTATGGTTCCACAGAACTACAagcctgatttttttttttcttttactagcCTCagatttttaaactttttcttttatatttaaaaataaaaaacaggaaATGCACCTTGAATATTGGATATGAATGATGACAattacaaataattatttcaaagGGATATGCAAAACTTGATGGTTGCATATTTAAACAATCTATTATGGTATTATAATGAGTAGCTGGATCCGCATGGTGCGTCCTCCTAGTAGTTGTGGTTGTCAGTCTAGAACTGAGATTGAAGATACTCAACCACATTCTTGTCCACTTGGAAGGCCTTTGTGAGAACATCAGCTGATATTGCTGGCTTTGATCCAAACACTGCCTTTGCAATGGTGATCACGCCTGGGTTCTGGCTACTCAATGAAGCAATGGCCACTGCGTTTGTCGTTCCCACATTTAGCTGGAAGTGAATGAGACCTTGTGGGAAGACGAAAACGTCTCCTTTGTAAAGGACCTTGGAGATGAGGCGGTTGTCAGGATTAGAGGTGACAAAGCCCACATAAAGTGTCCCCTCCAAGACAGTGAGGATCTCTGTAGCTCGAGGGTGGATGTGGGGAGGGTTAAGGCCGTATGGCACATAGTCAACCCGACCCAGGGAAATGCCAAGGGTATTGAGTCCAGGTATCTGTGCCACGTTTGCTGGTGTGACCATCGAGCCAAGTTTGTTTGATGTATTCCCTGGAAGACGAAGCCCTGAAAAGAAGAAATCATTTGGCGTTGCAAGCTTTGGATCCCTGCAGAATTTTCCATTCACAAACACTGCAAAGCAGCAAATATATTAGCACTAATGTAGCCTTGGAAAGATCAATATACGTAGATGAGAATACTAGAGAGAGCATGAGTATTTTACCAGTGTCGTTTGTATCATTAACAGCTACACAGAAGTCCTGAAGAGGACTGGGATCAGAGGCAGAGGCAACAGAAAATGCCATAGCCAAGAGTACAACGTATGCAAGGGTGTTAGCTCCCATCTTCTTCATGTTATACAAAGAATTCTCTTCGAGTAATCTCTGATGGATTTCTTTGATTTGCAATTTTGTGGATTACCCGATTGTCTATTTATAGATGAAGAGTCTCTGACGTGTTCCAACTCTGAAGCAGtctcataaaattaattaagcaAAAGTCAAAATtcacaaaattccaaaattaattaatattttggatAACCTTTGAGTTATCTCTAGCCGGCTAACAGGTCTGCTTCAGGTGACCACGTCCCagttattaattaatataatagtTTTGACCACGTCCCATCCCAGCTACCAGGCTGCTTCAGGTGAAGAATATGTTAATATTTTGCCAGAACTTagatatataattaaaagagaTCTAAGGAAGGATATAAGACTCGTTCTACTTATTTAAGAAACTTTGCAACTCATGTCGCTCAACGGATTTCCCTTTGACAGagcttttaaaaaacatttctaagaGAAAATTTTCGATATTTGGGAAGCAGTCAATAGACATTtctccaaaaaaagaaaaaaaaaaaaaaaaacatttcaatttaAAGCACTTCAATAAAATGCATGCTGTTGGTGTCGAGCCAAGGAAGCCCCACACATGCCAACTTAATGTTTTGAATTATGTATAAAGTTGGACGAGGATGAGCAAATTCATAAGTAATTCACTGCGGCGGCTATGGAATAAATTAAGCTAATTTATATCAATGATGGGATGCCGGACAGAGACCAAGAACCAAGGACCCACGATGTATACGCCCAAACTTAAATATTCCCAAGAGGAGCTAAAGAAATACCTCAGCTGATCCTGTCTTTTTAGAAAACTTTGTTGGGTTTTTTATATGCGGAGACCAGGTAGATGTCTCACTGGGATATAAGATGTTGAactcttctatttcttttactCAGTTGTAGTCAAAGAAATCTTCCTCATCCAGCTCTCTTATTAGAAGTTGtacaaaatatgaatgaattcaTGTATAAGTTCATCATATAGCTAGACGGTGGttaatttatatgtaaataGCAAAAACCCATCCATATCCGTCTCTTGAGATTTCGCATTTTCTCCTCTGTCAACTTTAACTGTTACTATTAAACACAGATTTTACAAATTGAAAGAATCTTGTGATCATCAACCAGCATAACATCATGCAGTGtgtaataattaattatgtgGTAAGACTGAATTAATTAAGTTGTTACTCGCTTCATATGtaacataattttgtttttcatatggATTAGAATAATTAGTATTGTTGGAAAGTTAAACTTAATTTAGAAACTTTCTAAATAATAGAattagatttaatttctaaaagtcaAGGGAGAATAATTTGTTACAAGTACTAGTTCACTCTTACTCAATTTAACCATCAATTATTATTTAGGTGTGGATCATATGTTGGGATCCATCATTTCATAAAGATGTAAATCACTATCCATTTTGCCCATACATAGGAAATCATCTTTTAAGGATGCGACATCTCGTTATTCTAATTCAGCTACCATACTATCTTCATGCTTACCTATGAACAAAAATACCCTTTAGAGTGTTTactaattatatattataaagaTATATTTCATTCCTCTAAGACctaattttccatatttataaGAAGGATTGTCAACATAAATCATTGATCTCCTAGGTTGCAAATTACTAAGATCAGGttttcaattattcaattaCTCATATGTAGTAAGTGCGCGCAACAAATTGTGAGGGTACTTAATTAAGTACATGAGTTGAACAATGCATCTCCCCAATATTAAATTGGAAGATTTGTTTGAGCCATCATTAACCTAACCTTGTCTAACAATGTTCCATTTCTCCTCTCAACAACATAGTTTTGTTATGGAGTCCTTGGAATAGTCGATTGTCTACCAATACCCATTTTATCACATAAATCTTTAAATTGCTATGAGTGATATTCTCTGTTCTAGTTTGTTCTTAATGTTTCAATTTCTTtgtcaaagtgattctaagctAAATTAATATAGTGTCAAAAAAACCTAATGCTTCTAGCATATGAGAAATTAGATAAACATAGCTGTAATAAGTGAAGTTATCTATAAATGTAATGAAGTAAAAAGATTTATGTCTTGCTTTAACCCTTATAGAATCATAGATGTCAAAATTGATTATTTGTAATGGATTTTTAGTTCTAGTTCCCTTTCCAAattgttttcttattcttttacaagatagataatattcaaaagTTGGCATATCAATTTTAGTGAATTGGACTAAAAGATTTTCTCTAGCTAATCTATTCATCCTTTCTTGTCCAATATGCCCAACTCTAGCATGCCATATGACAACATTATCATATATATTTCTAGAAGTAGTcatcaattaataataattattaatagtCTTAGACAACACATAGTTATCAAGAACCATAAAACAATCTAAAATAAATCTTGAACCGAAATATGTTTTTCCCAAGCATAAttccatttctaaatcatgaaaattcaaattgCAACTTAAACTAAAAAAGACTAAGATCATGTTTCTTTGAATATCCTATGTATAAAGAACATCATGTAGGAATAGGGTATGTCCTCTATTCAATTCCAATTTGCATGTTCTAGTATGACCTCAACTCTAGAGTTGTTTCCAACATAGATATATCTTATATCGAAACTAACTGAAATTCTACATATGCTCCTCAATCTCTAGCTATATTGTCAATGGTGGTTGAGTCTATAGTCCATAAAGGAATAgattcaattaatattaaacAGTTAGAAACATAAGCACATGAGTTATTTAAATAAGACCATAGTTGCTTCCGCTGAGTTCACTCATGAGCGAAGTGACCCTTGTTGTCATAGTTATAACATTTCAACTTGATCTTATCCTCTTAAGCACACTTTTTGTATGACCCAACCTTTCATTTCTTTGAAGCATcatcaaatttaaatttcttattcttcttaaagaatttatttttatttttatgcttaAAGCTAAAAGCTTTCCGCAAACTAGATTCAACTACATAAGTTTCTTTATTAGGCTAAGCAACCACAAGTTATTCACCTTCTAATTCAATGTGACAAACtataccataaaaaatattgactCTCTCATTATGTGTCATGTTCACCAGTATGTATTCCAAGCTTGTTGGTAAAGATCTAATCACAACCTAACTTGTTACTCACCAATAAGGACATGTCTAGATGTCTTAAGctctcttatcattttttttcatctcctTGAGATGTTGTTTTATAATATGGTTTGGTCCCATcttataaattccaaatttcattacAAGGTATCTTGACTTTGTAAGAGAAATTTCACCATACTTTTAATTCAAAGCTTCCCACAATATTTCATAGGCAATCTAGTATACTTCATACTCAATCAAGAGATCATCTTGCATACAACTGAGCAATGTAATagaagttaaagaattttttctctttcatacCACATAAGCCTTTTGATCTCTTCCATGTTGATTTCATTCTATTAAAATTACCAATTATGTTTTGTCAATTTAATTGGGATAAAACTCGAAATATTTAAACATATCAACCTAGTGTGttcaaaagaatgaaaaatcatacaaattaatattaaaaaaatcataaaaaatctatttataaaGAGCTCAATAAATACGGCACATGTATTCATTTGTATTCTAAaagctaattaaaaaaaaaatacaatactaacctttttttttttttttttactaggctcaaatttaaaactttttagaGGTTAtcactatttttatatttaaaaacaagtaaCAGGAAATGCACATAAACAATTTTgtattaattaactaattatttATTGGATAGCTGAATGatgaaaattacaaataattatttcaaagGGATATGCAAAACTTGATGGTTGCATATTTAAACAATCTATTTATGTTATTATAATGAGTAGCTGGATCCGCATAGTGCGTCTTCCTAGTACGTGTGGTTGTCAGTCCAGAACTGAGATTGAAGATAGTCAACCACATTCTTGTCCACTTGGAATGCCTTTGTGAGAACATCAGCTGATATTGCTGGCTTTGATCCAAATACTGCATTTGCAATGGTGATCACGCCTGGGTTCTGGCTACCCAGTGAAGCAATGGCCACTGCGTTTGTTGTTCCCACATTGAGCTGGAAGTGAATGAGACCTTGTGGGAAGACGAAAACGTCTCC contains these protein-coding regions:
- the LOC100249403 gene encoding putative germin-like protein 2-1, translating into MKKMGANTLAYVVLLAMAFSVASASDPSPLQDFCVAVNDTNDTVFVNGKFCRDPKLATPNDFFFSGLRLPGNTSNKLGSMVTPANVAQIPGLNTLGISLGRVDYVPYGLNPPHIHPRATEILTVLEGTLYVGFVTSNPDNRLISKVLYKGDVFVFPQGLIHFQLNVGTTNAVAIASLSSQNPGVITIAKAVFGSKPAISADVLTKAFQVDKNVVEYLQSQF